The Christiangramia flava JLT2011 genome has a segment encoding these proteins:
- a CDS encoding glycoside hydrolase, which yields MRKLYSYWKYLLTLNVIIFLNLKLRAQSNLISEIEINDSVIYQTIDNFGASDAWSIQYVGLWPNAKKQQIAKLLFSKDFDDTGKALGIGLSLWRINLGGGSFEQGDNSHIQDEWHRGRSFLKLDGTHDWSALRGQIWMASAAKSFHVKDLLLFTNSPHVNFTRNGIAHASKPNRSNLSETHYQNFAQYLADAIQGFKSLGLQITYLSPFNEPQWDWIDSKQEGTSYKNQEIAKITRKINDEFEDRNISTLIDIPEAAQLNFLYQSSQKKPANQIFSFFNENSDYYLGDLENISHKVSGHSYFTTSPAIKLLGTRQNLKDTLDNYPDLKFWMSEYCILGDNYGEIIGNGRDLGIEPALYMAKVIHNDLTVANASAWHWWLAVSPYDYKDGLIYIDKNKTDGKFYESKLLWTLGNFSRFIRPGYYRIQVKSNDENLLVSGYSNGAEKVIVVINSESQTQKLRFLNMSPNFQPKTYITSTSSNLSLHDIQEKDYFILPERSITTFLIQ from the coding sequence ATGAGAAAACTTTACAGCTATTGGAAATACCTTCTAACTTTAAATGTTATAATATTCTTAAATCTAAAATTGCGAGCTCAAAGCAATCTTATCTCGGAAATAGAAATTAACGATTCCGTGATTTACCAAACTATTGATAATTTTGGTGCTTCAGATGCATGGTCTATTCAGTATGTTGGACTATGGCCTAATGCCAAAAAACAACAAATTGCAAAATTGCTTTTTAGCAAAGATTTTGATGATACTGGCAAAGCGCTTGGGATAGGTTTATCTCTATGGCGCATAAATTTAGGGGGAGGAAGTTTTGAACAAGGTGACAATAGTCATATCCAAGATGAATGGCATCGTGGTAGATCCTTTTTAAAATTAGATGGCACTCACGACTGGAGTGCTCTGAGAGGGCAGATCTGGATGGCCAGTGCTGCTAAAAGTTTCCACGTGAAAGATTTACTTCTTTTCACAAATTCCCCTCATGTAAATTTTACCCGGAATGGTATTGCACACGCTTCAAAACCGAATAGGTCGAATCTGTCAGAAACCCACTATCAAAATTTTGCACAATATCTGGCCGATGCTATTCAAGGTTTCAAATCACTTGGCTTGCAAATAACTTATCTTAGTCCATTCAATGAACCTCAATGGGACTGGATTGATTCCAAACAGGAAGGAACATCCTACAAAAACCAGGAAATTGCAAAGATTACGAGAAAAATTAATGACGAATTTGAAGATCGTAATATATCAACGCTTATTGACATTCCGGAAGCGGCTCAGCTAAATTTTCTCTACCAGAGCTCACAAAAAAAACCAGCTAATCAAATTTTTAGTTTTTTTAATGAGAACTCTGACTACTATTTAGGCGATCTTGAAAATATCAGCCACAAGGTTTCTGGTCATAGTTATTTTACAACTTCTCCTGCTATCAAACTTTTGGGAACGCGCCAAAATTTAAAGGATACTCTTGATAACTATCCCGATTTAAAGTTTTGGATGTCTGAGTATTGTATTTTGGGAGATAATTATGGTGAAATAATTGGTAACGGCCGAGATCTGGGCATCGAACCAGCGCTATATATGGCAAAGGTTATTCATAACGACCTTACCGTTGCGAATGCTTCAGCATGGCATTGGTGGCTCGCTGTATCGCCTTATGATTATAAAGATGGTCTTATTTATATTGATAAAAATAAAACAGACGGTAAATTTTACGAGAGTAAATTACTATGGACACTGGGAAATTTTAGTAGGTTTATACGACCGGGATATTATAGAATTCAGGTAAAAAGCAATGATGAAAACTTATTAGTATCAGGTTATTCTAACGGCGCAGAAAAGGTTATCGTAGTAATAAATTCAGAAAGCCAAACCCAAAAATTACGATTTTTAAATATGTCGCCCAATTTTCAACCTAAGACATATATTACTTCTACTTCTAGCAACCTTAGCTTGCATGATATACAAGAAAAAGACTATTTCATTCTACCTGAAAGATCAATCACCACATTCTTAATTCAATAA
- a CDS encoding SusC/RagA family TonB-linked outer membrane protein — translation MGGFILTKLKKRKTILPFLIIALSWFPISAKPNSSLKDIQQTITGTVVSENDQMPLPGVTVMVKGTQNGTVTDFDGNYELTVSENDAILVFSFVGFKSQEIAIDGQNSVNATMEEDMGQLDEVVVVGYGEQKRSNIPGAVSQIEATEMEKNPAPNMTSALVGQTSGIIATQRSGSPGDDYSNIYIRGIGTTGNASPIFVIDGIIRGYRDFEQLNANEVESVSVLKDAASAAVFGVRGGNGVILVTTKRGKEGRMQISFTTNLGIQERTNEPKYLGSYEYAKLYNEALVNQGDEPFYTQEDLDKYLSGSSPDTHPDVNWFDFLKSTAAMQEYSISANGGSEKVQYATSLSFLNQDGIVPSNNFKRYNFRSNIDANVTKTTKLSFDLSGRDDRTNNVAAPELFRWLSSERPNKIPAIWSNGTYSGGPAYLALPENGYRNRAIMAFKSRMQLLQQLPVDGLTLKAIASYDKTFQDQKNFLFPQIPNYSRNSDGTFTEGPIGKTELYQDHNDYQSITLETHLNFDKEFGKSDISALVLYTQTEEKWKFMSAYRDQFTLAIDELNFGGAANRTNSGYSGRSARRGVVGRLNYTFDDKYILEGSFRADASEQFAPGQRWGFFPSGSAGYVISKESFLEDSEVIDFLKLRASYGVLGNDRIGGARFLYLQSFNQSGNAVFGNGDVQPAIVEGNLANPNVTWETVKKFNVGVDANFWNRMLSVSLDYFYDKRTDILGSRNLTVPSLLGVGLPVENLSRIDNKGFEAVLGHQNRINDDFKYTVNANFTYARNEIVFIDEPETSNPRIRQTGRPLYGQYGYVSLGLFQTQEEIDNAATQTGNIAPGDIRYADLNNDGVIDDLDRTFIGTSNTPEIIFGLNGNFTYKNFQLSYLFQGATNVNQYYGGEAYWPFFLGTSPAFEHNLDRWTPDNPDASEPRVLIDSNSNQAGSDFWLQDASYVRLKNLELAYNLPVDKIGDNFLQSARIYVNGNNIYTWTGIEGYDPENGDGRGWGYPQLRLWNVGVNLTF, via the coding sequence ATGGGGGGATTTATTCTTACTAAATTAAAAAAGAGGAAAACCATTCTACCTTTTTTAATTATCGCACTTTCATGGTTTCCCATTTCCGCCAAGCCAAATTCTTCATTGAAGGATATTCAGCAGACCATTACTGGAACTGTGGTTTCCGAAAATGATCAAATGCCACTTCCTGGAGTAACCGTAATGGTAAAAGGTACTCAGAATGGTACAGTTACCGATTTTGATGGAAATTATGAACTTACCGTCTCTGAGAACGATGCTATTTTAGTTTTTTCATTTGTTGGATTTAAGTCACAGGAAATTGCCATTGATGGGCAAAATTCTGTAAACGCCACAATGGAAGAAGATATGGGCCAGCTCGATGAAGTTGTCGTGGTGGGGTATGGTGAACAAAAACGAAGTAATATTCCTGGGGCTGTATCGCAGATTGAAGCTACAGAAATGGAGAAAAACCCGGCTCCAAACATGACCAGTGCATTGGTTGGTCAAACTTCAGGAATTATTGCAACTCAAAGGTCTGGTTCACCAGGTGACGACTACTCTAATATTTATATTAGAGGTATCGGAACCACTGGAAATGCCTCTCCAATATTTGTGATAGACGGTATAATTAGAGGATATCGTGATTTTGAGCAACTTAATGCGAACGAAGTAGAATCAGTTTCAGTGTTGAAAGACGCAGCTAGTGCAGCAGTATTTGGAGTTCGTGGAGGAAACGGCGTGATACTGGTAACAACTAAACGGGGTAAGGAAGGAAGAATGCAAATTAGCTTTACAACTAATTTGGGAATTCAGGAAAGAACCAATGAACCTAAATATTTGGGATCTTATGAATATGCAAAATTATACAATGAAGCTTTAGTAAACCAGGGAGATGAACCCTTTTATACACAGGAAGATTTAGATAAATATCTGTCTGGATCAAGTCCTGATACGCACCCTGATGTAAATTGGTTCGACTTTTTGAAAAGTACTGCAGCTATGCAGGAATATAGTATTTCTGCCAATGGAGGTTCAGAAAAAGTTCAGTATGCCACTTCCCTAAGTTTCTTAAATCAAGATGGTATTGTTCCTTCCAATAATTTTAAGCGGTACAATTTCAGATCTAATATTGATGCCAACGTAACGAAGACCACAAAACTCTCTTTTGATCTTTCTGGTCGAGACGACAGAACCAATAACGTAGCAGCTCCAGAACTTTTTCGTTGGTTGTCCAGTGAAAGACCCAATAAGATTCCCGCTATATGGTCAAATGGCACCTATTCCGGTGGTCCGGCATATCTAGCATTACCAGAGAATGGTTATAGAAATAGGGCAATCATGGCATTTAAAAGTAGAATGCAACTTCTTCAACAGCTTCCTGTAGATGGTTTAACGCTGAAGGCTATCGCCTCATATGACAAAACATTTCAGGATCAAAAGAATTTCCTATTCCCGCAAATTCCGAACTATAGTCGAAATAGCGATGGAACTTTTACCGAAGGACCAATAGGAAAAACAGAATTATATCAGGATCATAATGATTATCAGTCAATTACATTGGAAACGCACTTGAATTTCGATAAAGAATTTGGTAAATCAGATATCTCAGCACTTGTGCTTTACACTCAAACCGAAGAGAAATGGAAATTTATGTCGGCTTACAGAGATCAATTTACCCTTGCCATTGATGAATTGAATTTTGGAGGTGCTGCAAACAGAACTAACAGTGGTTATTCTGGCAGGAGTGCCAGAAGAGGTGTTGTAGGAAGATTAAACTATACCTTTGATGACAAATATATCTTGGAAGGAAGTTTTCGCGCAGATGCTTCTGAGCAATTTGCACCGGGTCAGCGTTGGGGCTTTTTCCCTTCGGGATCTGCAGGGTATGTTATCTCAAAAGAATCCTTTTTGGAGGATTCAGAAGTGATTGATTTCCTAAAATTAAGAGCATCTTATGGTGTTTTAGGAAATGACCGTATTGGAGGGGCCAGGTTCCTATACCTTCAATCATTCAATCAGTCTGGTAATGCTGTCTTCGGAAATGGGGATGTTCAACCAGCCATAGTAGAAGGGAATTTGGCGAATCCAAATGTCACCTGGGAAACTGTGAAAAAGTTTAATGTTGGAGTAGATGCAAATTTCTGGAATAGAATGCTATCGGTAAGTCTTGATTACTTCTATGACAAACGTACTGATATTTTAGGAAGCAGGAATTTAACTGTTCCAAGTTTGTTAGGAGTAGGTCTTCCGGTTGAAAATCTTTCCAGAATTGATAATAAAGGATTTGAAGCAGTCCTTGGACATCAAAACAGAATTAATGACGACTTTAAATATACGGTGAACGCCAATTTCACCTACGCTAGAAATGAGATTGTATTTATTGATGAACCTGAAACGTCGAATCCAAGAATTAGACAAACCGGCCGTCCTTTATATGGTCAATATGGATATGTGTCTTTAGGGCTTTTCCAAACTCAGGAAGAAATTGATAATGCTGCTACACAAACCGGCAATATAGCGCCCGGAGATATACGATATGCCGATTTGAACAATGATGGTGTTATTGACGATCTAGATAGAACTTTTATTGGGACTTCTAACACTCCAGAAATTATTTTTGGTCTCAACGGGAATTTTACTTATAAAAACTTTCAACTTTCGTATCTTTTTCAAGGTGCGACTAACGTGAATCAATATTACGGGGGAGAGGCTTATTGGCCATTCTTCTTAGGAACAAGCCCGGCATTTGAACATAATCTAGACAGGTGGACGCCAGACAATCCTGATGCCAGTGAACCTCGTGTACTTATAGATTCCAATAGCAATCAGGCTGGTTCAGATTTTTGGCTTCAGGACGCTTCCTATGTTCGACTTAAAAATTTAGAGTTAGCTTATAATCTGCCGGTTGATAAAATTGGAGATAATTTTTTACAGTCGGCAAGAATATATGTTAATGGTAACAACATTTATACCTGGACAGGAATTGAAGGTTATGACCCAGAAAACGGTGATGGCCGAGGCTGGGGGTACCCTCAATTGAGGCTTTGGAATGTTGGAGTAAATTTAACTTTTTAA
- a CDS encoding RagB/SusD family nutrient uptake outer membrane protein, protein MNNRISSLRKIFGTVFCVLTLLSCQKDFLDQVPKDSLTEETVWSDPQGATQFVNAIYGEMPSGFDRWYDGWAKGLYLFDGASDDGDVSMGWTHSTLLQNAEFLPTYVPWGNMWSNYYNLIRKANVALENLDRLEDEELRTRLKGEVYFLRGFMYHKLLRLFGYRSSGGEATGVPLVTTSLSLDDDLAIPRATYSEVVSQIISDLDTAASLLPAKGGIEEGRATSGAAIAFKGRVLMYAEKWAESASASNQIITNANYSLFPDYKTLFLTKNNEEIIFAKKFLYPDKHHQTNAGGTQNAGWDVYNTPPSYRGVSDGGWGGNLPTQNFVDSYDMVDGLPQDESPLYDSEKPWDNLDPRFEATVVHNGAMFRGREVELFVGGRDIQFINTGYFLRKFHNEDLVIYSQSSDQDWIFMRYAEVLLNYAEAQNEAVGPDATVYSAINQIRGRAGMPELQSGLSQDQMREKIRNERRIELAFEEHRFFDIRRWEIAPNVLNGPVYGIQLTPNGDGTFEYNRIEVEERPFPEKMYVLPIPQDEIDKNPAATQILGW, encoded by the coding sequence ATGAATAATAGAATTTCTAGTCTTAGGAAAATATTTGGCACAGTGTTTTGCGTGCTTACTTTGCTGAGTTGTCAGAAAGATTTTCTGGATCAGGTTCCCAAAGATTCCCTAACGGAAGAAACCGTTTGGTCCGATCCACAAGGTGCAACTCAATTTGTGAATGCAATTTATGGTGAAATGCCATCTGGTTTCGATCGATGGTATGATGGCTGGGCCAAAGGCCTGTATTTGTTTGATGGAGCATCAGATGATGGTGATGTATCAATGGGATGGACGCATTCAACCTTACTTCAAAACGCAGAATTTTTGCCAACCTATGTTCCATGGGGAAATATGTGGAGTAACTATTATAATTTGATACGAAAGGCGAATGTCGCTTTAGAGAATTTGGATAGGCTTGAGGATGAAGAGCTAAGAACAAGACTGAAAGGAGAAGTTTACTTTTTAAGAGGTTTTATGTACCACAAGCTTTTAAGGTTGTTTGGTTATCGTTCATCTGGAGGTGAAGCAACTGGAGTTCCGTTGGTAACTACAAGTTTAAGCCTGGATGATGATTTGGCTATTCCTCGAGCGACCTATTCCGAGGTGGTAAGCCAGATTATAAGTGATTTGGATACCGCAGCAAGTTTATTACCCGCTAAAGGAGGAATAGAAGAAGGCAGGGCAACTTCTGGTGCCGCAATAGCCTTTAAAGGCAGAGTTTTGATGTACGCGGAAAAGTGGGCGGAATCTGCTAGTGCTTCTAATCAGATTATCACTAATGCTAATTATTCACTATTTCCAGATTACAAAACCTTGTTTCTAACAAAGAACAACGAAGAGATAATCTTTGCCAAGAAATTTTTATACCCAGACAAACATCATCAAACTAACGCAGGAGGAACCCAGAATGCTGGTTGGGATGTTTATAATACGCCTCCATCGTATAGAGGTGTAAGTGACGGCGGCTGGGGAGGAAATCTTCCAACTCAAAATTTTGTGGACTCATATGACATGGTAGACGGGTTGCCACAGGATGAATCTCCTCTGTATGACTCAGAAAAACCTTGGGATAATCTAGATCCTCGTTTCGAGGCAACAGTTGTTCATAATGGTGCAATGTTCAGAGGTCGTGAGGTTGAACTATTTGTAGGAGGCAGGGATATTCAATTTATTAATACAGGATATTTCCTGAGAAAATTTCATAATGAAGACCTTGTAATCTATTCGCAATCCAGTGATCAGGATTGGATTTTTATGAGGTATGCTGAAGTGCTTCTTAATTATGCGGAAGCTCAAAATGAAGCAGTGGGACCAGATGCCACTGTGTATAGCGCAATTAATCAAATTCGTGGTAGGGCAGGTATGCCAGAACTTCAGTCTGGACTTTCACAAGACCAGATGAGAGAAAAGATTAGAAATGAAAGAAGAATTGAGTTGGCATTTGAAGAGCACAGGTTCTTCGATATTAGAAGATGGGAGATTGCTCCAAATGTTCTAAATGGACCTGTATATGGTATCCAACTGACTCCTAATGGAGATGGGACTTTTGAGTATAATCGTATTGAAGTTGAAGAGAGGCCTTTCCCAGAGAAAATGTATGTGTTACCAATACCTCAGGATGAAATTGATAAAAATCCTGCTGCAACACAGATTTTAGGATGGTAA
- a CDS encoding VCBS repeat-containing protein, giving the protein MDFFFKRVLIIVISLFSLVACNKKHEADKMHEPKLFELLDASETGVNFMNEIEETKELNVMQYEYMYNGGGVGIGDFNGDGLQDIYFSANIKDNKLYLNKGNFHFQDITSVSHTAGKHGWKTGVAVADVNGDGLLDIYVCYSGLGNNIERSNELYINQGNGADGIPTFKNKAKEFGLEAEGSYSTQSVFLDYDLDGDLDMFLLNHSKDYYSPFYNSTKLRNSRHPLYGNRLYENKDGKFQDVSVKAGIHGSGLNFGLGVIISDINEDGLPDIYVSNDYVEQDFFYLNNGDKTFNEVSKSSFGHISQFSMGNNAADINNDGHIDILTLDMLPEDNYRQKILKGSDEYDRYHLAIDSGYHKQQMRNMFQLNMGMDKNSIPKFSEVGQLAGISNTDWSWAPLIADFDGDGLKDVYITNGYLRDYTNKDFMKFEVNEAIAKVRKKGGELFGKKGKEKYADVIYDLVRKMPSTKISNYMYRNTNGLKFENVSEDWGLDNPTVSTGAAYADLDGDGDLDLVVSNTNELAGIYRNNSGKETDYLKIRLKGSHKNTQAIGAKVWVTTDSLEQYQENYNVRGYQSSVDPILFFGLGHSANNINVKVVWPNNKLTILKGIKPNQLLELNVQEAKNNEPEKSESGDKKLLTEIDKGYFPYKHEENRYIDFKVNRLALKETSKSGPKISVGDANNDGLDDVFIGGAFGQADALFLGTKEGRFEEVNRSFWEKTKKYESTGSTFFDADGDGDMDLYVVSGGSQAQEDISLLRDRIYINDGHGNFSDVTQEALPEAYANGSLVIAGDYDGDGDQDLFVGGGSNAATYPGSELGGILQNESINGQARFKIVTKEVNDELRNPGLVTDALWIDINKDNQLDLVLCGEWMPIRIFINVNTKLVERTAEYGLSESFGLWQKIIAYDRDNDGDLDLMVGNVGNNFPFQVNKDEPLEAFIGDFRGDGVESPVLSSYIQGKRYPIATLDELHDAFPYIKKKFLKYDQYAKATLEEVFDVEKLNKAKHLKVTNLNSAYLDNIGGKYVIKNLPEAAQFSAIQGINQYDFNQDGISDVLLTGNFYPMKVEYGPSDSGKGTILLGDSHGGYTVLDHAELGVFIEGDIRDAEIVTVGDQKIIVVSKNNDNLQLLRINEF; this is encoded by the coding sequence ATGGATTTCTTCTTTAAAAGAGTTTTGATCATCGTGATTTCGCTATTCAGTTTGGTTGCATGTAATAAAAAACATGAAGCCGATAAAATGCATGAACCCAAATTATTTGAATTGCTAGATGCAAGTGAAACTGGGGTCAATTTTATGAATGAAATAGAGGAGACAAAGGAGCTAAATGTGATGCAGTATGAATATATGTATAATGGGGGGGGGGTTGGCATTGGAGATTTCAATGGCGACGGACTTCAAGATATTTATTTCTCTGCTAATATTAAGGATAACAAACTATATCTCAATAAAGGCAATTTTCATTTTCAGGACATTACATCGGTATCACATACCGCAGGCAAGCACGGCTGGAAAACAGGAGTGGCTGTCGCAGATGTAAATGGTGATGGTCTTTTGGATATTTATGTTTGCTATTCCGGTTTAGGTAATAATATAGAACGTTCCAATGAACTCTATATCAATCAAGGAAATGGTGCGGATGGTATTCCAACTTTTAAGAATAAAGCAAAAGAATTTGGACTGGAGGCCGAGGGAAGCTACAGTACACAATCGGTCTTTCTTGATTATGATTTAGATGGGGATTTAGATATGTTTTTACTTAATCACTCGAAAGATTATTATTCCCCTTTTTATAATAGTACCAAGCTAAGGAATTCAAGACATCCTTTATACGGAAATAGGCTTTACGAAAATAAGGATGGTAAATTTCAGGATGTGAGTGTCAAGGCGGGAATTCATGGCAGTGGTCTTAACTTTGGGTTAGGGGTCATCATTAGTGATATAAATGAAGATGGGTTACCAGATATTTATGTATCGAATGACTATGTAGAACAGGATTTTTTCTATTTGAATAATGGAGATAAAACTTTTAATGAGGTCTCGAAAAGTTCGTTCGGTCATATTTCGCAATTTTCAATGGGAAATAATGCCGCAGATATTAATAATGATGGGCATATAGATATCCTCACTTTGGATATGTTGCCAGAAGATAATTATCGGCAAAAAATTTTAAAAGGATCTGATGAGTATGATCGCTATCATCTGGCAATAGACAGTGGGTATCATAAGCAGCAGATGCGAAATATGTTTCAATTAAACATGGGTATGGACAAAAACTCGATCCCAAAGTTTAGTGAAGTGGGGCAGCTTGCTGGCATATCTAATACAGATTGGAGTTGGGCACCCTTAATTGCGGATTTTGACGGAGATGGTCTAAAAGATGTCTATATCACAAATGGATACTTAAGAGATTATACGAATAAAGACTTTATGAAATTTGAGGTAAATGAAGCCATAGCAAAAGTTAGGAAAAAAGGAGGTGAGTTATTTGGAAAAAAGGGAAAGGAAAAGTATGCAGACGTGATTTATGACCTCGTAAGAAAAATGCCATCTACAAAAATCTCGAATTATATGTACAGAAATACAAATGGTCTTAAGTTCGAAAATGTGAGTGAAGATTGGGGACTTGATAATCCAACTGTATCTACAGGTGCAGCCTATGCTGATCTGGATGGTGATGGAGATTTAGATTTAGTGGTGTCTAATACGAATGAATTAGCTGGTATTTATCGGAATAACAGCGGGAAAGAAACTGATTATCTTAAAATCAGATTAAAAGGTAGTCATAAGAATACCCAGGCTATTGGAGCGAAAGTTTGGGTTACAACAGATTCATTAGAGCAGTATCAAGAAAATTATAATGTTCGAGGATATCAATCTTCTGTAGATCCGATTTTATTTTTTGGCCTGGGACATTCCGCTAATAATATAAATGTGAAAGTTGTATGGCCAAACAACAAGCTAACTATTTTAAAGGGGATTAAACCAAATCAATTATTAGAGTTGAACGTGCAGGAGGCAAAGAATAATGAACCTGAAAAAAGTGAAAGTGGTGATAAAAAGCTTTTAACTGAAATTGATAAGGGATATTTTCCATATAAACATGAGGAAAATAGATATATTGATTTTAAGGTAAACCGTTTGGCACTTAAAGAAACCTCTAAATCTGGGCCAAAGATTTCGGTTGGCGATGCCAATAATGATGGTTTGGATGACGTTTTTATAGGTGGCGCTTTTGGCCAGGCGGATGCTTTATTTCTAGGTACAAAAGAAGGAAGGTTTGAAGAAGTAAATAGGAGTTTTTGGGAAAAAACAAAAAAATATGAATCAACAGGATCAACTTTTTTTGATGCAGATGGAGATGGGGATATGGACTTATATGTGGTTAGTGGAGGGAGTCAGGCTCAGGAAGACATTTCTCTCCTAAGAGATCGAATCTATATAAATGATGGACATGGAAATTTTTCAGATGTTACCCAAGAAGCTTTACCGGAAGCTTATGCGAATGGTAGTTTAGTAATCGCCGGGGACTATGATGGAGATGGAGACCAGGATCTTTTCGTAGGTGGAGGTAGTAACGCTGCAACATATCCTGGATCAGAACTGGGAGGGATATTGCAAAATGAGAGTATAAACGGACAAGCAAGGTTTAAAATTGTCACAAAAGAAGTTAACGATGAATTGCGAAATCCGGGACTGGTTACCGATGCTTTATGGATAGATATTAATAAAGATAACCAGCTTGATCTGGTGCTTTGTGGAGAATGGATGCCAATTAGAATTTTCATCAATGTAAATACCAAATTGGTAGAAAGGACAGCCGAATATGGTTTATCAGAAAGTTTTGGTTTGTGGCAAAAGATTATCGCTTATGATCGCGATAATGATGGCGATTTGGACCTAATGGTCGGAAATGTGGGAAATAATTTTCCGTTTCAGGTTAATAAAGATGAACCACTTGAGGCATTCATAGGGGATTTCAGAGGAGATGGAGTAGAATCCCCCGTATTGAGCAGCTATATTCAGGGGAAAAGATACCCTATTGCGACTTTGGATGAATTACATGATGCATTCCCTTATATCAAAAAGAAATTTTTGAAATATGACCAATATGCCAAAGCTACATTGGAAGAAGTTTTCGATGTGGAAAAATTAAACAAAGCAAAACATTTAAAGGTTACCAATTTAAATAGTGCGTATTTGGACAATATTGGTGGCAAATACGTTATTAAAAATCTTCCGGAGGCGGCTCAATTTTCGGCTATACAGGGTATCAATCAATATGATTTTAATCAAGATGGAATTTCAGATGTATTACTAACGGGTAATTTTTATCCTATGAAAGTGGAATATGGGCCCAGTGATTCCGGAAAAGGTACTATTCTCTTAGGAGATAGTCATGGAGGATATACCGTACTGGATCACGCGGAATTAGGAGTATTCATAGAAGGAGATATTAGAGATGCTGAAATAGTGACTGTGGGTGATCAAAAAATTATAGTAGTATCGAAAAATAACGATAATCTCCAGTTATTAAGAATTAATGAATTTTAA
- a CDS encoding RagB/SusD family nutrient uptake outer membrane protein, which translates to MCPFNSTIVTEVRDRAFKSNPEKATVTGSELESGSVYDYGLRNEDATTEEGGDDIMYGRFLDELAWEFNQEGHRRQDMIRFGIFTEKSWFSHSPDGDFRALYPIPQQALNNNPNLTQNPGY; encoded by the coding sequence ATGTGTCCTTTTAATTCTACTATTGTTACAGAAGTACGTGATAGAGCTTTTAAATCGAACCCCGAAAAAGCAACAGTGACAGGGAGTGAACTGGAGTCTGGTAGCGTTTATGACTATGGTCTTCGCAATGAAGATGCTACTACAGAAGAAGGAGGAGATGACATCATGTACGGTAGGTTTTTAGATGAATTAGCCTGGGAATTTAATCAGGAAGGGCATAGGCGCCAGGACATGATCCGTTTTGGGATCTTTACTGAAAAATCCTGGTTTTCCCATTCTCCGGATGGTGATTTCAGGGCCTTGTATCCAATCCCACAACAGGCATTGAACAACAACCCTAATCTTACGCAGAACCCGGGTTATTAA